A portion of the candidate division TA06 bacterium genome contains these proteins:
- a CDS encoding DUF853 family protein, protein MSINPILIAKGEKELYLLPQMANRHGLVAGATGTGKTVTLQSLAQSFSRIGVPVFLADVKGDLAGLSQAGGQNTKINDRIKTLGLKDFGFEPCPAVFWDVYGQKGHPARTTISEMGPLLLSRLLNLNEVQSGVLSLVFKIADDDGLLLLDLKDLRSMLQYAGDHASEFTTEYGKISAASIGTIQRSLLALDEQGADQLFGEPALNLDDLIQTDQKGRGVVNLLAADRLMQSPKMYATFLLWLLSELFEQLPEMGDAEKPKLVFFFDEAHLLFEDAPQALVEKIEQVVRLIRSKGVGIYFVTQNPTDIPDKILGQLGNRIQHALRAFSANDQKAVKAAAQTFRSNPKLDIETAITQLEVGEALVSLLDEKGSPSVTQKAYIVPPASQLGPVDDGQRKKVIETSVLFGHYEKMVDRESAYELLKAKAEKTTQTAPVNVPKTAARTAAPRQRQSVAEAMVKSAARAAASQAGRTIIRGILGSIFR, encoded by the coding sequence ATGTCCATAAATCCCATATTGATCGCCAAGGGCGAGAAGGAACTTTACCTCCTGCCCCAGATGGCCAACCGCCACGGGCTGGTGGCCGGCGCCACAGGTACCGGCAAGACCGTCACCCTGCAAAGTCTGGCCCAAAGCTTCAGCCGGATCGGTGTTCCGGTATTTCTGGCCGATGTCAAGGGCGACCTGGCCGGCTTAAGCCAGGCCGGGGGCCAGAACACAAAGATAAACGACCGGATAAAGACCCTTGGTCTTAAGGACTTTGGGTTCGAGCCCTGCCCGGCGGTGTTCTGGGATGTCTACGGCCAAAAGGGCCACCCGGCCCGGACCACCATCTCCGAGATGGGCCCCCTGCTTTTGTCCCGCCTGCTTAATCTGAACGAGGTCCAGAGCGGCGTGCTGTCGCTGGTCTTCAAGATAGCCGATGACGACGGCCTGCTGTTATTGGACCTGAAAGACCTGCGTTCCATGCTGCAGTATGCCGGGGATCACGCCTCCGAGTTCACCACCGAATATGGCAAGATCTCGGCCGCCAGCATCGGCACCATCCAGCGCTCTCTGCTGGCATTGGATGAACAGGGCGCGGACCAGTTGTTCGGCGAGCCGGCCCTGAACCTGGACGACCTGATCCAGACCGACCAAAAGGGCCGCGGGGTGGTGAATCTTTTGGCCGCCGACCGGCTGATGCAGTCGCCCAAGATGTACGCCACCTTCCTGCTGTGGCTATTGTCGGAATTGTTCGAGCAGCTGCCGGAGATGGGCGATGCCGAAAAGCCGAAACTGGTCTTCTTCTTCGACGAGGCCCACTTGCTGTTTGAAGATGCGCCGCAAGCTTTGGTGGAGAAGATCGAGCAGGTGGTCCGCCTGATCCGCTCCAAGGGGGTGGGCATTTACTTCGTCACCCAGAATCCCACCGACATTCCGGACAAGATACTGGGGCAGCTGGGGAACAGGATCCAACACGCCCTGCGGGCCTTTAGCGCCAACGACCAGAAGGCCGTCAAGGCCGCGGCCCAGACCTTCCGCTCCAACCCCAAACTGGACATCGAAACGGCCATCACCCAGCTGGAGGTAGGCGAAGCTTTGGTCTCGCTGCTGGATGAGAAGGGCAGCCCGTCAGTGACCCAGAAAGCCTACATCGTTCCCCCCGCCAGCCAGCTGGGCCCGGTGGATGACGGCCAGAGGAAAAAGGTGATAGAAACATCGGTGCTTTTCGGCCATTACGAAAAAATGGTGGACCGGGAATCGGCCTACGAACTGCTAAAGGCCAAGGCCGAGAAAACGACCCAGACCGCACCGGTGAATGTTCCCAAGACCGCTGCCAGGACGGCGGCGCCAAGACAGCGCCAGAGCGTGGCCGAGGCCATGGTCAAGAGTGCGGCCCGGGCCGCCGCCAGTCAGGCCGGCCGCACCATCATCCGGGGGATACTGGGCTCAATCTTCCGTTAA
- a CDS encoding DUF3795 domain-containing protein, giving the protein MEEFRYDSYCGLYCGACEIIKAYRKELATSAKARWEDLPGKFSKYITQAEIICHGCKSGTVFAGCQGCAIRACAREKKVGSCIQCNDYPCPHTKRLADLVQKVKEFLPHCKVMLRNLEFLKDHSEEEWLKQQEQRWKCPGCGTSFSWYQEKCSQCGKELETSKDHNKF; this is encoded by the coding sequence ATGGAAGAATTTCGTTACGATAGTTACTGCGGGCTTTACTGCGGGGCCTGCGAAATAATCAAAGCCTACCGCAAAGAGCTTGCCACCAGCGCCAAAGCCCGATGGGAAGACCTGCCAGGTAAGTTCAGCAAATACATCACGCAGGCGGAAATAATCTGCCATGGCTGTAAGTCCGGCACTGTCTTTGCCGGCTGCCAAGGCTGTGCGATTAGAGCCTGCGCCCGCGAGAAAAAGGTCGGATCATGCATCCAGTGCAATGATTATCCCTGCCCTCATACCAAACGTTTGGCAGACCTTGTCCAGAAAGTAAAGGAATTCCTTCCCCACTGCAAGGTGATGCTCCGGAATCTGGAGTTCTTGAAGGATCATAGCGAGGAAGAATGGCTTAAACAGCAGGAGCAACGCTGGAAATGCCCCGGGTGCGGAACCTCTTTTTCATGGTACCAGGAAAAATGCTCGCAATGCGGAAAAGAACTGGAAACATCAAAAGATCACAATAAATTTTGA
- a CDS encoding DUF1232 domain-containing protein: MSKYIMVPQKKNNGFIRELLDDFGALASMLRDSFKKRYPVTPGWTLFGIAVALFYIFNPFDLVPDAIPFFGAIDDAAVAALELALIRKDLRKYRKWRDDQKAS, from the coding sequence GTGTCTAAATATATTATGGTTCCGCAAAAGAAAAATAATGGATTTATCCGGGAGCTGTTGGATGACTTCGGCGCTTTGGCCTCTATGCTCCGGGACTCCTTCAAAAAACGCTATCCTGTGACCCCCGGATGGACGCTGTTCGGCATAGCCGTGGCCCTGTTCTACATCTTCAATCCCTTTGACCTCGTGCCCGATGCCATTCCCTTTTTCGGGGCCATAGACGATGCCGCCGTGGCCGCCCTGGAACTGGCCCTGATCCGAAAGGACCTGCGCAAATACCGGAAATGGCGGGACGATCAAAAGGCCAGCTAA
- a CDS encoding GxxExxY protein → MTIESKYIYSEITDSIIRCSYEVHRKFGFGFLEKVYENALSIKLKQAGHTIEQQVPIKVYFEEHVVGDYFADIIVDGKVVIELKSCSELSKAHETQLVNYLKATKIKVDLLIYFGNRVKICRKIF, encoded by the coding sequence ATGACTATTGAATCTAAATATATCTACTCGGAAATAACCGATTCCATAATCCGCTGTTCTTACGAGGTGCATAGAAAATTTGGTTTCGGTTTCCTTGAGAAGGTATACGAGAATGCCCTGTCAATTAAACTGAAACAAGCTGGGCATACTATCGAACAGCAGGTGCCAATTAAGGTTTATTTTGAAGAGCACGTTGTGGGCGATTATTTTGCCGACATTATTGTTGATGGAAAAGTAGTCATTGAATTAAAATCCTGCAGTGAACTCTCAAAAGCACATGAGACCCAACTGGTAAATTATTTAAAAGCAACTAAAATAAAGGTTGATCTTTTGATATATTTTGGCAACCGGGTTAAAATCTGTAGAAAAATATTTTAA